In Ensifer canadensis, a genomic segment contains:
- the odc2 gene encoding ornithine/lysine decarboxylase, whose translation MTTARIIDFINTRRPDGPCLVVDLDVVRNNFKAFRHAMPDSSIYYAVKANPAPEILRLLAGMGSSFDCASVAEIEMALDAGATAQRISYGNTIKKERDIARAHALGVSLFAVDSHEEVEKVARAAPGARVFCRVLTDGEGAEWPLSRKFGCVPQMAVDVLVYAHQHGLVSYGVSFHVGSQMTKLDAWDSALADAKRVFVQLAKQGIELKMVNMGGGFPTKYLKDVPTAEAYGQAIFGALKKHFGNHIPETIIEPGRGMVGNAGVIKAEVVLVSKKSDNDSHRWVFLDIGKFGGLAETMDEAIRYPIRTARDGDEMEPCVLAGPTCDSADVLYEKNMYPLPITLSIGDEVLIEGTGAYTTTYSAVAFNGFEPLKSYVI comes from the coding sequence ATGACCACGGCACGCATCATCGACTTCATCAACACCCGACGACCCGACGGCCCTTGCCTCGTTGTCGACCTCGACGTCGTGCGCAACAATTTCAAGGCCTTCCGCCACGCGATGCCGGACAGCTCGATCTATTACGCCGTCAAGGCAAACCCGGCGCCGGAAATCCTGCGCCTGCTCGCCGGCATGGGCTCCTCCTTCGATTGCGCGTCCGTCGCTGAAATCGAAATGGCGCTCGACGCCGGTGCGACCGCCCAGCGCATTTCCTATGGCAACACCATCAAGAAGGAGCGCGACATTGCCCGCGCGCACGCTCTCGGTGTGTCGCTCTTTGCCGTCGACAGCCATGAGGAAGTCGAGAAGGTTGCACGTGCCGCCCCTGGTGCCCGCGTGTTCTGCCGCGTCCTGACCGATGGCGAAGGCGCCGAATGGCCGCTGTCGCGCAAGTTCGGCTGCGTCCCGCAGATGGCTGTCGACGTGCTCGTCTACGCCCATCAGCATGGCCTCGTTTCCTACGGCGTCTCGTTCCATGTCGGTTCGCAGATGACGAAGCTCGACGCCTGGGATTCGGCTCTTGCCGATGCCAAGCGCGTCTTTGTGCAGCTGGCCAAGCAGGGCATCGAGCTCAAGATGGTCAACATGGGCGGTGGCTTCCCGACGAAGTACCTCAAGGACGTGCCGACCGCTGAAGCCTACGGCCAGGCGATCTTCGGCGCGCTGAAGAAGCACTTCGGCAACCACATCCCGGAAACGATCATCGAGCCGGGTCGCGGCATGGTCGGCAACGCCGGCGTGATCAAGGCGGAAGTCGTTCTCGTTTCGAAGAAGTCTGATAACGACAGCCACCGCTGGGTGTTCCTCGACATCGGCAAGTTCGGCGGTCTCGCCGAAACCATGGACGAGGCGATCCGCTACCCGATCCGCACGGCCCGTGACGGCGACGAAATGGAGCCCTGCGTGCTTGCCGGCCCGACCTGCGATTCGGCCGACGTGCTGTACGAGAAGAACATGTATCCGCTGCCGATCACGCTCTCGATCGGCGACGAGGTTCTGATCGAAGGCACCGGCGCCTACACCACGACCTACTCGGCCGTCGCCTTCAACGGCTTCGAGCCCTTGAAGTCCTACGTGATCTGA
- a CDS encoding VOC family protein: MIGYTMVGTTDLKRAERFYDPLMALIGQERCWCDEQVASWGRKDDDRAPRFFTGYPFDGNPAGIGNGAMTAFLVPSAAIIDRLFATAMEQGGSVEGEPGFRPQYGDGFYAAYVRDPDGNKLAFVCYDARPSATEA; encoded by the coding sequence ATGATCGGATATACGATGGTCGGAACGACCGATCTCAAACGCGCCGAACGGTTCTACGATCCGCTGATGGCGTTGATCGGTCAGGAGCGCTGCTGGTGCGACGAGCAGGTGGCGTCCTGGGGACGCAAGGATGATGACCGCGCGCCGCGTTTCTTCACCGGCTATCCCTTCGACGGAAATCCCGCCGGCATCGGCAATGGCGCCATGACCGCGTTCCTCGTGCCAAGCGCTGCGATCATCGACCGGCTGTTTGCAACGGCGATGGAACAGGGCGGCAGTGTCGAGGGCGAACCGGGCTTTCGCCCGCAATACGGAGACGGCTTCTACGCCGCCTATGTGCGCGATCCCGATGGCAACAAGCTTGCCTTCGTCTGCTACGACGCGCGACCGTCTGCCACGGAGGCGTGA
- a CDS encoding glyoxalase superfamily protein, which produces MRGSNTLPSLDALKDQAKRLRSRLSCEGENINHSRSLELVAAQYGYRDWNTLHAAAGNRPPFNPWMLGSRVKGLYLGQPFEGEILSVQALTAQPGRYRLTMKFDEPVDVVTFESFSAFRQRVTATVDETGRTIEKTSNGRPQLELEW; this is translated from the coding sequence ATGCGCGGATCAAACACGCTACCATCGCTCGATGCCCTCAAGGACCAGGCGAAACGCCTGCGATCGCGGCTATCCTGCGAAGGCGAGAATATCAACCACTCCCGTTCCCTCGAACTGGTCGCCGCCCAATATGGCTACCGCGATTGGAACACGCTTCACGCTGCCGCCGGCAATCGGCCGCCGTTCAATCCCTGGATGCTCGGCTCGCGGGTGAAGGGCCTTTATCTCGGTCAGCCCTTCGAAGGCGAAATCCTTTCAGTGCAGGCGCTGACGGCCCAGCCGGGGCGCTACCGGTTGACGATGAAATTCGACGAGCCGGTCGATGTCGTTACCTTCGAGAGTTTCTCCGCGTTTCGCCAGCGGGTGACCGCGACGGTCGACGAGACCGGGCGCACGATCGAGAAGACGTCCAACGGCCGCCCACAGTTGGAGCTGGAATGGTGA
- a CDS encoding LysE family translocator — MGGTTILAFAFVAFIGIATPGPTVLLALTNGSRYGIKRALVGMIGAVLSDFVLIGAVALGLGALLAASEFWFTVVKWLGAAYLAFLGVMLLRSKGTLDVAIDKGAADVATPAIFLKSFLVAVTNPKGYLFFSAFLPQFIDLALPQAPQYAVLALVFAAVDFAVMLGYALLGSQAARFLKHSGAVWLERICGGALLALAGSLAFYRRATN; from the coding sequence ATGGGCGGTACAACCATCCTCGCATTCGCCTTTGTCGCTTTCATCGGTATCGCCACGCCGGGCCCGACCGTGCTGTTGGCGCTGACCAACGGTTCGCGCTACGGCATCAAGCGTGCGCTTGTGGGCATGATCGGCGCCGTTCTCTCGGATTTCGTGCTGATCGGCGCGGTGGCGCTGGGTCTCGGCGCGCTACTCGCTGCCTCGGAATTCTGGTTTACGGTCGTCAAATGGCTCGGCGCCGCCTATCTCGCCTTTCTCGGCGTCATGCTGTTGCGGTCGAAGGGAACGCTCGATGTCGCCATCGACAAAGGCGCCGCCGACGTCGCGACGCCTGCGATTTTTCTGAAGAGCTTTCTGGTCGCCGTCACCAACCCGAAGGGTTATCTCTTCTTCTCGGCCTTCCTGCCGCAGTTCATTGACCTCGCCTTGCCGCAGGCGCCGCAATACGCAGTACTTGCCCTGGTCTTCGCCGCTGTCGATTTTGCCGTGATGCTCGGTTACGCGCTACTCGGCTCCCAGGCGGCTCGTTTTCTCAAGCATTCCGGGGCCGTCTGGCTCGAGCGTATCTGTGGCGGCGCCCTGCTTGCCCTTGCCGGTTCCCTCGCTTTCTATCGCCGCGCCACAAACTGA
- a CDS encoding GNAT family N-acetyltransferase — protein MAAVVDALRAFFAPSTFVIDNENPGDVVARENLLDRAMGPERRRKSSEKLRSGRVPAEGLAFVARDLDGHVIGTVRLWNVEAGVSREGHSIPALLLGPLAVDPAHEGKGIGGMLMRAAIEEAKNRGHGAILLVGDAAYYERFGFFAARTQHLVMPGPFERNRFLALELRDAWLEGAAGLIVANGRKLALPPVRRAA, from the coding sequence ATGGCCGCTGTTGTTGATGCCCTGCGCGCGTTTTTCGCGCCGTCCACATTCGTTATCGATAACGAAAACCCGGGTGACGTCGTTGCCCGCGAAAACCTGCTCGATCGGGCGATGGGGCCGGAGCGGCGTCGCAAGTCGTCGGAAAAGCTGCGCAGCGGCCGCGTGCCTGCCGAAGGCCTCGCCTTCGTCGCCCGCGATCTCGATGGTCACGTGATCGGCACCGTTCGCCTGTGGAATGTCGAGGCCGGCGTCAGCCGCGAAGGCCACAGCATTCCAGCCCTGCTGCTCGGTCCGCTGGCAGTCGATCCCGCCCATGAAGGCAAGGGCATCGGCGGCATGCTGATGCGTGCAGCGATCGAAGAGGCCAAGAACCGCGGTCACGGCGCGATCCTGCTGGTCGGGGATGCCGCCTATTACGAGCGTTTCGGCTTCTTCGCCGCGCGCACGCAGCATTTGGTCATGCCCGGTCCGTTCGAGCGCAACCGTTTCCTGGCGCTTGAGCTTCGGGATGCCTGGCTCGAGGGCGCTGCCGGCCTCATCGTCGCCAATGGCCGCAAGTTGGCGCTGCCGCCGGTCAGGCGCGCGGCCTGA